GCCTCGCCTGCTAAGCTGCTCGCCTCCGTGAAGCTGGCGACCTCGTCCTTCGTGGACCCGTCCGAGCAGGAGGCCAGAACATGACCCACCTCTGCGGCGCGCGTCACCTGCTGCAGCGTCTCTGTGACCAGCTGCCTGGTCTGTTCGCTCACCACCGCCGTCTGGAAAACGGGCTTGGGCTTGATGAGAACCTGGAAAGAAATGACAGAACGTGTTTGTAAAGCAGAAttgatatttttacaatattcaTTTCATACAGGACACAGCTGTAATGTGATAAACGTCCAAATTCACAACCCTTGTGGTTGCAGCTGACTCAGGTTGACAGGAGGCGGTTGTTATGCTGTCGGCTTGTTAAAGCTgcttatattcataataataatacattttatgtataTGGAACTGTACATGCAAGCTGTGTCAATAGAACCAAGTCACTGATCTTAATTCCTCTTCATGACTGAACACAAAAGTTGAATTCAGACTAAATATGACAATTGATTTATGAGTTTGACTTTAAAACAATGACTCACTGTTTGTGAATGGACAAGAGGAAGTTAACGAGCGTATTAAAATACTATGATCTAATGTCACGAGGCTCGTTTGTCGGCTACGACCTATTTTCATCCCTCCGCGAAAAAAACACCTTGAAAGTAGCACGATGGAATTAACTCCCTGAAAATATATATCCTGATAAATTCAGATTCCCTAaaagagtcagagagaaacactgcAGGACGATAAGTTGATCGTCTGAAATATGAGAATTTCTACAGAACCATTCACTCGTTAACTCTTCAAAAATAGACATAAAAATCCCCAGGAAGTGAAGACACGCCTGTGGTGTCAGGCTTCATTGTTCATGACCTGTAAATAAACCCCTGGAATCAAACCGACCCACTCGCTTTGCTGAAAGTTGACGTGTCAAAATCTAAACTACCACAATTACTACAAACCAACGTCATCCCTGTATCTACTTTAGAAGGTGGTGATATGTCAGTGTGGGGATTACAGCTTGTTGCTTTGTCTCAAACAGGCCAAAATACTATTGAATGCCGGTTTAATGTCAGAAACACGATCGTGTTGCAGGAGACAGACTCTCTACAGCTGTTTGACCTTCAGGCTGCTCAGTGCACAGACTGAAGGTCAGAGTCATCTCTCTCCCTGAATGAGGGAAgtaaagaggaggaagaggaaaggtcAGCCAGAAGAACAGGGGATTTCTCTCCTTTGTGTCAAACTGATTGCATTTAATTACAAACTCTCACTTCTCTGGAAAACATCTGCAGGTGTCACCGGGTGAGTGACTGAACGTGCAGCTCACAGAACAAACCTCACGTCAGTCGTTTGTtctcattttcacagatttctacAGAATTTCCCCTACAACTGTAAAATGATCTAAAAGATAAACTCTTGTTTGGTTGCTTCAGTAAACAGAAGCGTCCGATTGGCTGGTGGAGATTGCGTGTCACCTGCGTCTTGCCCTGCTGGCCGTAGACGATCTTGGTTGGGATGATCTTGGTGGCGGTGGCCACGGATCCAGCGCTCAGGCCTTTGGGCTGGGTGACGATCATCTTGGTGATGGGTCTGGAGGCGGTGATGATCGCTGGCTTGGTCCCTTGAACGGCCTGTAAGCTCTTCTCACCCTGAGGCAAAGCAGAAACACACGTATGTCTCTGCAATGAAAGCAGTTACACGTAGCACATGTGGGATTTAGGTTTTCAGGATATTTGGCGACACCAAGTGGCAGaatcaaaaacaacaaggtCCAACATTTCCAACATGAGATACTGCAGTTACACCGCCTCACTTCTTTACAAACAAACGCTCACAACATCAGAATCATTTAAAAGATTATTTAACCTGTaaattttgaaatgtattatgTAATTGTTTTGTCTGTAACAAGATCCCAGATAAAAAATCCCCTTAAAAACCTACTTTTAACATAATAATACGAATAGAAAAACTCAACTAAATCATCGAAAATTGTTGCTACTTTAATTTTCTCTACAAATATCTGAAACGAAGGAGTTTCAATGAGATCtagaaattataaaaaacacacaacaaaacaatttcTTACAGAAAAATCCCTCATTCTAAAGTTCATGCTGTAATTTCGAAAGAAGAActgatgatgaataaataatctgGACCAAAGCTcttaaatataaagtttgacTGACCCCCGCATTTAAAAGTGTGGTGACCACGTTCTTGCCCGGCAGCCCCTGGATGGTCGCTCCTTTTCCCGTCGTTTTCTGCACCACGATGACGTTCGGTTTGGACGTCATGGGGATGGTCGTGATCTTCGTCGTCGTGCCTGTGGAGGAGGGACGACGACATTTTATTGAACCACGACACGTCGCAGGGTGCGATACAGATATCGAACTGTTACAGAACTGTGTCGACTCACCAGACACGATGTTGCTGCTGATGATTTTCCCGCCCAGAGTGGCCAGCGACTTGGGCACAACGGTGATGATGCTGCCGCTGGTGGTCTTCACGTAGGTAGCCCCCCCGCCAGAGGCTGTTATTCTTGCTCCGATGTTGGTGCCGACAGTGGGTCGAGTGTAGGTTCCCTGGGAAGCTGTGTGCAGAGCGAGCCCACGTGAGAATACAGTAGTGAATAAGACAGGCTTTAAATGAACGGCATTAGATTTGGTATCACGGGGTGTAAGCGGACCGACCTGTGGGCTGAGTGACCAGCTTGGTGGTCATGATGGCTCCGTTGCTGCTGACGACCATGATGGGAGACGAGCTGCTGCCGGACAGAGCCACTGACGACGGCTTGGGCAGGATTTTACTGGGCTGAACCTGCTGAGTGATGATTTTcactcctgcacacaaacaaatatagtTAATTAGagctcaggaaaaaaaacagagagtaGTTTTACTAAAGTTACTTAAATACAGAGATATGACAGAGCTGATtagtcattttaaaaaatgtggtttcttaaaAAGGTCAAGGAAATGTTTCATGACCAATTAAGGTTTAGTCAAAAAAGTATCTTATAtccagagacacaaagaaaaacctgaGATCTAGTatcaaataaagagaaatagaagaagaaagaaagaaccatCATGTGATGCATCCTTACCGGACTCCTGTTTGATCTGGATGGTCGGCTTGGTTCCAGTTAAGCAGGACGTGGTCTGGGTCTGACCGATGCCGGCGACTCCTAAAGGCGAGCCCTGCTGCAGGTGTTTGGGTGAGTGCTGTTTGGAGAACTGGGCCAGGATTTGAGTGGGTGAGCCCACCAGTGTCTTGGGTGAAGGAAGTCGGGCTGACGCCACCTTCACTCCAGCCGAACCAGAACCTACGGCAGTGAACACTGATGGTGAGACATTAGAGACTGTAGGAAAAGCTCATATTCTGCATCTGTGccttcaaatgaaaacaaataaatatataaagtttcAAATATGAAATGCAGGTTCTTGGAACCGAACACTTGACGTATGTTGGACCTACATTGTGCGACCGTTGACATGACCACCGACGGACTGGAGGAGACCACTGATGTCACGGCGATGGTGTTGGGGTTGGTGGAGGGGAACACCACCGTCTGTTTCTGCGTGGGCGCGGTCAGCATGGTGGAGGCGCCCAGCTTGGACAAGGCGGCGTTGTTGTGGGCGTGAGACTTGGACAGGATGTTGGGCACAAAGTTGGAGCTCGGGGAAGTCGTCACGATGATCACCTGATGGAGCAGAAAGACGATTGAACTCTGGAGCAGCGTGAGAAATGTGACCAAGCAGCGTGACTCACCTTCTGCGTAGTGGTGTTGGTGGTCTGGATGGTCGGCTTGGTGAAGGTGATCTTGACGGGGGACAGGTGAGGCGGCAGCGAGTTGGCGATGCTCTGCATGATGTTGCTCATCTTGGGGCTGCTGCCCATTGGCACCGTGATGCTCTTGGAAACCTGCGGAGAAATCTTGGAAACCTCCTTCAGCATCACCGGCGACGAGCTGGACGAGTTGGTTCGCCGCCGCTTGCGAGGCTTCTCGTCTTCGTCAGAACAACTCACACCTGGGAGGGAAGGTGAAAGCTCAGGATGTGGCTGGGACGACATAAGTTCTGACACTAACGATGAATGATAACTCTGTCTATTACTTTCttgattaatttaattgttCATCACAGTCGCCAACAAGTCCAAAAAAGGATATGAAATGTACTATAATTATTTGATTGTTAATTACTATCAGGTCTATTTCCATTTGATATAAGACCCATTATGATGTTGAGACCCACTTTTCACATAGACTGTGCTCCCGCTGGGCAGCACCACCACGTTGGACGAGGGGCTGGGTGGTCGTGGTGACTTCACCGCTGCTCCCATCGCGCCGCTGGTCGATGTAGCGTTGGTGGAGGTGCAGGTGGTGCTTGTGTAGGAGTAACATACGACCACTGCaggggaggaaaggaaacatGTCATTTAAGGTCTAATCGGTTTCAAGATGCCCTCAgtgaaaaaaacagtgtttctgACCTACcttctttgtttcctgtttcagccGGCAACAGAAGGGAGGCGTTCTGATTGGCCGTGGCGCTGGCCACCGCGTTAGCAGTGACAGTAAAAGCTGTTTGAGGGACCAGCCTCGGCAGCAAGGGAACGAGCCGGCGTCCTTCGATGGACCATTCAGACGAGCTGTTAGGACCGGACATGCTGAAAAAGAGGTGACACAGCATTTAGTTCCTACAATTCGCAGCCCAGAGGGGATCAGAGATGCAATAAGCTCATATTTGTTGGAGTGAACGTGGCCTTTTTAGTTTGAAGAGAcagataaagacaaaacaatttaCAATCAGAAAAATCCACAAATGTTTTAACAGACTATCTTTACAAAccagataaatatttaaaagagcCATTATCATGTTTTACCCCATTTAGGATGAATCAAAAATACAGGAGTTAACCTCACTTATGAACATTTcccaaaatacacaatacactCTGAAAGTTaatattgttttcttctcttcctctttccattAACATCTGAACCTGCTGATAATCAGTCAATCATCTCAGAGCCCATCTGTGCAGTTAACGACCATTTGAAACTAAATCATCTGCACTAATGAGGATGCTATTTAGAGTGTTTCATTAGCTCACTGAAATTACACAAGAATAGAATATAACACACAAGTTAATAAATCAATCTGCTCATTCAATGTGCTACATCTCATAATGTTATGCACATGATAAATGACCCTCAAACATCAGCTGTATACTCACTGATAAGCAATTGTAGTGAGGCGCTCATCATTGACAGCCCGGCGAACTTCTGCACGATGGCGCTCAGTTGAGATTCTAGAAAGATGGTGGACAAAACAACATTAGCGtttaaaatttgaagaaattgttCCTCTCACTCATCCAGTGTTAGAACATATGGGGGAACCATTACCCGAGGATTTTAGTGAGTTCTCCTAGAAGATCCTTTTTCTCCTTGGTCAGGTCTCCCTGGGCTCTCAGTGCGCTGATAACCCCGGCGTAGGCCTCCAGCtctgagaaacacagaaacacacgtcaACCATCTCGTTCATCAAGAGGAGAAGTGACGGTCAAATATATCTTTTCACAAGTGAATGATCTTACCCAGTTTACGGAGAATTCTTTTGCACTCATCCCTGCCCAGGTCAAGGATGGTGGGCCATACCACTGGCATGGTACCAGTCAGCACTGGCTTCTCCAGCTGAATCATGGGCTGAGTGGAGAGACGACAATAATGCATTTAtgaacaaaacatgtcccaTAAACCATTGTGCTGCTTGTGGTTTCCTCTCCGAGTCAcaggctctgtgtgtttatccttAAGAGCCTCACGAGAGGAATGAACCCGGGGTTTTCTGAAGGGGGAACCTTGGTGCATTTTAATTAAGTGCacttgaatttaattgaatctCTTCCCCCATAAAGAAGCTTTTCCCCCAGTGAACTGCTCTGAGTAATTAATCGACAAATCAGCATCAATTATGCAGCTTTCAAGAAAAACCTGAGTAAAGGACCAATGAAACCTTGTTAACCTGCtgtgtgaaggagaagaggtgaatATAAACgtctttacttgttttttatcatttttgcttttctttgaatTGTTACTTATGAATAAATCACCAAAATTAATTGATATATTGCAACAGTCAGTCAGAAAAGACAAACTTCCTCACTGCATCCATTTATGGTTTAATGTTCTGGTTGTTTCCAGACACATGAACAAAGTCTTGCTCAGCTCTTCAGGCATTGGAAGCAGTGCAGAGGCCTGTTTATATAAGTTATATTCAGgtatgtgtgattttttttaaagaattaactaaatattaataaatgcatttatAAATAGCCATCATTTGTCTGTGCATCTCCGTCAGTAGCATAGTCTGTTGTTGATTTACTGTGAAGCACATTACACCCTTCAGTTCAGTACACTTCACTTTGACATTACAGTTAAGTTACTTGAAAATAACCATTAATCAACTTTGCATAATTTCCCACTTGTGTccaaattcatttttattttatacattcactgatttgatactttaatcattcagtatttatctACATTCTTACTGTTAGTTTTTTATCAGAGTTGTCATTTTACAGTCATATACACAACTCTTACTTTATAACGTTAGTGTGCTGCACTGATTTCTAACTGTCCGTGGACACTGCACTGATGTCATCATTGtttactttcttgttttttactTAGAATTGTagtattttcactattttctgcACGACAGTTACACGAGGCGACACAAACAATTCCTGGTAGTTCAattcgttgttgttgttgttttttaacatagGAAAAACACATATCACCATAAATACACTTAAAAGAATGATGTCAACTCAATTAATGATTGTAGATGAACGGATCAGCTGCTGGACCAACAGAATACAACGAACCAGGACCTCATTCACTGGGTTTCAATCCCAGTTGAGCCCAGTTCGCACTGACAGCACCGCCCACCACTGGACGACCCAGTAACTACAAAACACTGGAGAGCACAGCACAAggccaaacacaacacaacacaaaagaaaacccatTTAGCTCAGATAACAACCGACAAGACGAAGATCACAGACGATCACAAACCTCACGTGTGATTATAATGTTGTTCTGCTATTTGAGATCAGGGGAGAAAAACATTAGGATTATTTATTCTGGCTCGGggtgggggagggagagagaacggATCTTCCATCAAATCCCCCCTCGTCCACGGAGCAGCGACCACACACCAGTAAAACATCCAGAAAAAACGCGGGTCATCAGCTCAACGACGGGATAACGTCGTGTTTTGACGTTAAAACCCCCGCTGTTAGCATAGCGCGGCTAGCTAGCTGCTCCCTGGGTGAAGCCACATCCATCTCTTACCATCTAGTTAGCAGCGCAGCTTCGGGGTAAATCCAGAGATCCACGCGAACAtggctggggaaaaaaacaaaacacgtcGGGCCGAACTACCGCATCGTGTGGGGCGGGGTCCGAGGAACCGGGGCGGCGGGGAAACACACAAGTTACCCCGGGGAAAGGTGTCGGTCTCCGCCGAGGTGCTCCAGTGTTTACGTTGTGTGTTAGCTTAGCTTCGGCTGCTAGCTCTGTGGATGGAGGGGGGGCGTCTTCTTCCTGGTAAGAATGTAGGGGTGCGTACATACAAGTGAGGACGCGGTGCTGCCACCCACATGCGGGCGAGCGAACTGCGGCTTGCCAaattttaaaggtccagtgtgtacgatttagttGACATGATTTATTGTTAGAAAATATAACATAATTTTCACttatcatctaaattgtatgaattgtttgGGTTAGGTTgtctttactctagaatggaccctttatatttaaatacttttacatCAGTAAATAGTAATAGAAAATATAATCTAGACACAATCATATTAATATTGTGAAATTATTGAATGTAAATAGGCAAAAAAAAGGTTAGGGTAAAAAAATGCCAAAAGGTACTTTTGGCATTTTTATGATACAATTTGTCCCTTTAATGACCCGAGTCCATGTTAAATTGCTGATTTGAcctataaattataaatatttggTACTTTTTCCACCACCAGTTCTGAGAGTTTTGTGATGTACGAGCAGCTCCTGAACGCAACAGGATGGAAGGTGggttttcctcctgtttttagTCTTTtggggcgagagagagagagagagagagagagagagagagagagagagagagagagagagagagagagagagaaggcatttcctttttccttttgcaTCACACTGAAAACCCCACAACTCTGCATTAGAAGGTGAATAAAACAAacggagctggaggaggatgcTTCAGAAACTCTGATCTGCGGAATAACTCCGGACGTCGCGTCAAAAACAACAGGACGGATAAAGTTCATTTTGGATCCTGCAGCCAGACTTTGACGTAACTTTCCCTCGGACACCAGGAACCGACTGAGCCTCTTCATGGAGGATTTTCCTGAGGAGCAATAGCGACTTAAAAAGATAATAATTCTGCATTTTGGAGTCAAATGTAAGAAAAGTTGGGGGAAACATTtccagatgtgttttctgaagcaAACAGGAGCTGACTGATGAAATACACTCACACcccaaagaggaaaagaaaagttatCTTCATTCCTTGgatttaatatatttaagtttCGTCCTTATAATAAACTTTTGATCAACTTTACTATTTCTGCTCCTCTGGGATTTTTTATTCTAACAACCCCTCCCAGCTGAATAACGGGATTTAAACGTTGTTCCAATGGATGtaaggactcgttcacaccgAGGAGACAGAATGAAGGAGCCGTTTTAATAAATAACAGCAGGATTTTATGGTGAACATGTTATTTAGGTGAAATCCTCGGAAACTCGTCAGGGAAGCCCAATGAGTGTCACACAGTCCACACTCACTGACAGGTAGGTGAAACTCGCCAAACTCCTTTAAACATCCTCtaatttaaagttgtttttgttgttgggAAGCACTTTTAAGAAATATAACATGACATAAGCTATGTTGCTATTTGATTGAGTCTTCTGGTAAATTCGGCATTAACTTTATTCAATATAAACCCCCAGGTCTCCACAAGTTAGTGAATCTTAGTGTTTTAAATTGGTTAGAATTGCTGACCCTCCTCATGCTGCGTTGTGCGAGGAGACGATGGCGTCTGAGGATTCGACAGGATTTCAGAAGTTAGATTTtagtaaatgtaaaagtttgtGATGTAATTAATTTAGGCCGAAACAAGCACAAGCCTTTTATATTCCACCTGGGTCCTTAAAGTATGTTGTGTCTCTAATGTCTATTTGGGAAATTCAAGGCAAGTTCAAAACAACACGATTTCTCAATGGAGTTCTGAAAAGTCTcctctctaaaaaaaaaaaaaaacggatgTGAACGtgatttgtttgtctgctcATTGAAGGATTTGATCAAATTGCTGTGTTGACTTTCTGACGGTTGAGGGATCGATATGCCCCAGTGTAAACATGTCTGTTAGTATTTAGTGAAACAGGCCCATGTCTTTTGCAGGATGGAGGATCTATGACACCTCCATATGTTTCACTGACATTAAAGTGCATCATCATTGTAAACAAGGTTAAAACACGAGTGTTACTGACAGTTGGTCTGGAAACCGGCTGCAGAATTATACACAAACTAGTTTAAAATCACATCAACCtgagcacatcaacacaaacttGATTCTATGATCAGATGACAAACACAggaataacatttattttgagcCTGATCTTTATCTCGTCCTTTATTCTTGCACCTCCTGGAGTTTATTGATACCAACCTGAAACACGTTTGGCCAGTTTCCCACATAAGAATCAACATGAGGTGAAAATGTTGTTGAAAGGTCAATTCCTGAATTTCAGCTTTTCAAATTCCATCCCCGGtaacttgtgtgtatttgtacagtcAGTAATCAGTAATTTCCTCTGAGGAAACGCCAAAATAAAGGCACACATGACCGCCTCGGAAACTCAAACAAAGTCATTTGATTTTTCGACCTTCAGCCTGCAGACAGGAGCGAGCCGCTCGTCGGCTCTGCTGCTCTTTAGAACAATTGGCCTCTTCTCTGCAGACCTAGTTTGGATTCTCAGTAAGGTTTCTATCACGAATTCCACATTAAGGCTGTATAAGGTTTTACAATCATAAACAACAGAGGGACAGTCAGCAGATATAAATACTTTACGTCAACCATGACTGGATGAGCTGGTGGCTTCTTTAACATAAAGACTGGGAACACTGGAGATCCACGAATGAAGACAGAAAGCTTATTTCTTTGTAGGGTCATGGGCTCTAGCAGAGTTTCCAGATACAGTCAGCGAGCGAAGTCTTTGGTCTCCGTTCAAACACAATGATGTCAAACCTGGCAACCTCCCTGTGAAGATAAGACTTCAGGAAGCTGCGTATGATCATGGCCTCTGAATGTTGTTTGTCATGAAATGGCTCCATCAAGTGACTCCCCCTAAAACCGCTGAGGGAATATTTGTATCTTGGTGTAAAGATAAATCAAAGCATTCACAGGTTCTTGATTACCGAGCATTAGAAGTGTTGTTGGTGTATTTCTCAGCTTTGGAGAGAAACAGGGTAACTGCTTCCCCCGTGTGTCTTTATTCCCGTCGGACTTAACCCACGTGACTTGTTTCAATCTTCTCAGCTCCTTTTAAAGGCCTAAAGCtataaaaacaagacagaagaaaataataaatgaaagaaatggtataaatgtttctcaaagaatGGCACTGTCCCcccctggctccaaatgacgtcattggtgcaagatggcagcatttgtgcAGCGTCTTGGtttcatctgtttcattttgcatttagaACCATTTCAGAACAACTGTTTTACTTGCAAATCAGTTTACGTCTCTGCTCCTGTTATCTGATCCTTCCCTGAGTCAGAGAAATCTCTTCCAGCTCAGAGGAGAAGACACAACCACTCTTCACGTTGCATCTCTCGGGTACTTTCTGGCGTCGCTGCTCTTTTATGACTCGTtgagtttgtttcattattCAAACAACACTCTTGTCTGTGGATTTTAAAGTTGTTGCTGCAGCCTGgtcggtaaaaaaaaaaaaaaaagggggtccAGTTGCCGGGGCAACATTTGTACCGGCTCCAGAAGTGGGTAGGTCACATCTTGGACGTTGTTCAAGGGTTTCTCAGTGAGAAGAATTCGGGGTGAGCAGCCTGCTTGGTT
The Hippoglossus stenolepis isolate QCI-W04-F060 chromosome 15, HSTE1.2, whole genome shotgun sequence DNA segment above includes these coding regions:
- the emsy gene encoding BRCA2-interacting transcriptional repressor EMSY isoform X6 — its product is MPMIQLEKPVLTGTMPVVWPTILDLGRDECKRILRKLELEAYAGVISALRAQGDLTKEKKDLLGELTKILGISTERHRAEVRRAVNDERLTTIAYHMSGPNSSSEWSIEGRRLVPLLPRLVPQTAFTVTANAVASATANQNASLLLPAETGNKEVVVCYSYTSTTCTSTNATSTSGAMGAAVKSPRPPSPSSNVVVLPSGSTVYVKSVSCSDEDEKPRKRRRTNSSSSSPVMLKEVSKISPQVSKSITVPMGSSPKMSNIMQSIANSLPPHLSPVKITFTKPTIQTTNTTTQKVIIVTTSPSSNFVPNILSKSHAHNNAALSKLGASTMLTAPTQKQTVVFPSTNPNTIAVTSVVSSSPSVVMSTVAQLFTAVGSGSAGVKVASARLPSPKTLVGSPTQILAQFSKQHSPKHLQQGSPLGVAGIGQTQTTSCLTGTKPTIQIKQESGVKIITQQVQPSKILPKPSSVALSGSSSSPIMVVSSNGAIMTTKLVTQPTASQGTYTRPTVGTNIGARITASGGGATYVKTTSGSIITVVPKSLATLGGKIISSNIVSGTTTKITTIPMTSKPNVIVVQKTTGKGATIQGLPGKNVVTTLLNAGRHTCVSALPQGEKSLQAVQGTKPAIITASRPITKMIVTQPKGLSAGSVATATKIIPTKIVYGQQGKTQVLIKPKPVFQTAVVSEQTRQLVTETLQQVTRAAEVGHVLASCSDGSTKDEVASFTEASSLAGEASHGSVQEMHPVVHVLSSREQDWTEQEVSVESTPTIIYQEVTAGESQSATSTIKALLELQQITVKEKGEAKLRQHTIDLSQLAVPIQLTQEKRPSAESPRPSTSEAEPSTEFLATGKVSRVGEDHNFKPAAVSAAAAAAAASHVSHMASESKTVLEVGDLEGDTLDPQTGLFYRSSQPAADPVKPTSSSVGAQPPPLSQAEAEQSRHTSTSAQAAPPPPPPPQLQSKPQMSQPSSSSTAFPSTPPLTKKLPKLREQTLPKPQTLTQSPKDRPLPAPAQLVAKVVTPSPPTKLLVTPQLPKLQQAPTSHHRPLHTPMSHPPPLQAHHPVSTEKTVSSQQPIITQSATVTKITFGSSHHSSPVFSSAEATAKLVPESSSGPPGAKPSVSDILKISMMEAEIDPSTEPMVVDSSSDCGPLGKALAVQAVSGTLDSGQFISSSGAAMHHSHAKTQQFSCMPGLTAQRSKADLEYSILPDSSQSNVVVEPSGFLEITNYTSQQLEEDSPMEQEVDSSNDEAAAASPPDQP
- the emsy gene encoding BRCA2-interacting transcriptional repressor EMSY isoform X2, yielding MPMIQLEKPVLTGTMPVVWPTILDLGRDECKRILRKLELEAYAGVISALRAQGDLTKEKKDLLGELTKILGISTERHRAEVRRAVNDERLTTIAYHMSGPNSSSEWSIEGRRLVPLLPRLVPQTAFTVTANAVASATANQNASLLLPAETGNKEVVVCYSYTSTTCTSTNATSTSGAMGAAVKSPRPPSPSSNVVVLPSGSTVYVKSVSCSDEDEKPRKRRRTNSSSSSPVMLKEVSKISPQVSKSITVPMGSSPKMSNIMQSIANSLPPHLSPVKITFTKPTIQTTNTTTQKVIIVTTSPSSNFVPNILSKSHAHNNAALSKLGASTMLTAPTQKQTVVFPSTNPNTIAVTSVVSSSPSVVMSTVAQLFTAVGSGSAGVKVASARLPSPKTLVGSPTQILAQFSKQHSPKHLQQGSPLGVAGIGQTQTTSCLTGTKPTIQIKQESGVKIITQQVQPSKILPKPSSVALSGSSSSPIMVVSSNGAIMTTKLVTQPTASQGTYTRPTVGTNIGARITASGGGATYVKTTSGSIITVVPKSLATLGGKIISSNIVSGTTTKITTIPMTSKPNVIVVQKTTGKGATIQGLPGKNVVTTLLNAGRHTCVSALPQGEKSLQAVQGTKPAIITASRPITKMIVTQPKGLSAGSVATATKIIPTKIVYGQQGKTQVLIKPKPVFQTAVVSEQTRQLVTETLQQVTRAAEVGHVLASCSDGSTKDEVASFTEASSLAGEASHGSVQEMHPVVHVLSSREQDWTEQEVSVESTPTIIYQEVTAGESQSATSTIKALLELQQITVKEKGEAKLRQHTIDLSQLAVPIQLTQEKRPSAESPRPSTSEAEPSTEFLATGKVSRVGEDHNFKPAAVSAAAAAAAASHVSHMASESKTVLEVGDLEGDTLDPQTGLFYRSSQPAADPVKPTSSSVGAQPPPLSQAEAEQSRHTSTSAQAAPPPPPPPQLQSKPQMSQPSSSSTAFPSTPPLTKKLPKLREQTLPKPQTLTQSPKDRPLPAPAQLVAKVVTPSPPTKLLVTPQLPKLQQAPTSHHRPLHTPMSHPPPLQAHHPVSTEKTVSSQPIITQSATVTKITFGSSHHSSPVFSSAEATAKLVPESSSGPPGAKPSVSDILKISMMEAEIDPSTEPMVVDSSSDCGPLGKALAVQAVSGTLDSGQFISSSGAAMHHSHAKTQQFSCMPGLTAQRSKADLEVIEVIPQYSILPDSSQSNVVVEPSGFLEITNYTSQQLEEDSPMEQEVDSSNDEAAAASPPDQP